One part of the Rothia sp. ZJ932 genome encodes these proteins:
- a CDS encoding polysaccharide biosynthesis tyrosine autokinase: MTILDFIRLTRANLKYLLAGLLIGALLGLGYSLLQPKVYASSSTGYVTVAGSAGIGDVISGSSAAKEKAAGYLSLANSRAVAERIVEQHPELNMDPSEVAGRLTATQDSASALIKVQATGNTPEDAQVLANSALESIAFVANELEGSNAVRVVPLEDALPNQTPISPNTLRNILLGSLAGFLAVYGAVFLRKAIDTKVRTRDDAVKSSGLGVLGMLPQSDDLDGAKILHETGNHVSQESIRQLRTNLRFVNVDNPPKSVLLTSSEPGEGKSTAASALAHALAESGQPTIIIDADLRRPTVAKKFRIDSKVGLTEVIAGQIELSEAVKQFKDSQLFILPAGRIPPNPSELLGSDKMRSLIRELSEEFMVIIDAPPVLPVTDAVLLSNSVDGVVLVVSVGSTSREHLQEASNNLQQVGAKLIGLVLNRVPTGGFGGGYYGFGYASSKGYTAYYGSDTSKNQKRGFSKKLTNRSK; this comes from the coding sequence ATGACAATTCTAGATTTTATTCGCCTGACGCGGGCGAACTTAAAGTACCTGCTAGCAGGTCTCCTCATCGGTGCGCTACTAGGGCTTGGATACTCTCTTCTTCAGCCAAAGGTCTACGCATCTTCCTCGACCGGTTACGTAACAGTTGCTGGGTCTGCTGGCATCGGTGACGTTATTTCAGGTAGCTCAGCAGCAAAAGAGAAAGCTGCCGGTTACCTTTCGCTCGCCAACAGCCGCGCAGTAGCAGAGCGTATTGTGGAGCAGCATCCTGAGCTCAATATGGATCCCAGTGAAGTAGCTGGACGACTAACCGCAACACAGGACTCTGCTTCTGCCCTCATTAAGGTTCAGGCAACTGGTAATACCCCTGAAGATGCCCAGGTTCTTGCTAACTCTGCTCTAGAGTCAATTGCGTTCGTAGCTAATGAGCTTGAGGGCAGCAACGCTGTTCGTGTTGTGCCGCTTGAAGATGCTCTGCCAAACCAGACCCCGATTAGCCCTAATACTCTTAGGAATATCCTCTTAGGCTCCCTCGCTGGTTTCCTAGCAGTGTACGGTGCTGTTTTCCTTCGCAAGGCCATCGATACTAAGGTTCGAACTCGTGACGATGCAGTCAAGTCCTCAGGTCTTGGGGTTCTTGGTATGCTACCTCAGTCTGATGACCTCGACGGAGCCAAGATCCTCCATGAGACAGGCAACCATGTCTCGCAGGAGTCAATTCGACAGCTTCGCACTAACCTGCGTTTTGTGAACGTTGACAACCCTCCCAAGTCTGTTCTGCTTACTTCATCTGAACCAGGCGAAGGTAAGTCGACTGCAGCTTCAGCTCTTGCTCACGCCTTAGCAGAATCGGGTCAGCCCACCATCATCATCGATGCTGATTTGCGCCGCCCCACTGTTGCTAAGAAGTTCCGCATTGACTCAAAGGTTGGTCTAACCGAAGTTATTGCTGGTCAGATTGAGCTTTCAGAGGCTGTCAAACAGTTTAAAGACTCGCAGCTCTTCATTCTGCCCGCTGGTCGAATTCCCCCGAACCCCTCCGAACTTTTGGGGTCGGATAAGATGCGCAGCCTGATCCGGGAGCTATCTGAAGAGTTCATGGTAATTATCGATGCACCCCCGGTGCTGCCGGTTACTGACGCTGTTCTGCTTTCTAACTCCGTTGATGGCGTGGTGTTAGTTGTATCTGTAGGCAGCACCAGTCGCGAGCACTTGCAGGAAGCTTCAAATAACCTGCAGCAGGTTGGCGCAAAACTCATAGGTCTTGTACTCAACCGAGTACCTACTGGTGGTTTCGGTGGCGGTTACTATGGCTTCGGTTACGCTTCTTCAAAGGGTTATACTGCTTACTACGGTTCAGATACATCCAAGAACCAAAAGCGGGGTTTCTCGAAGAAATTGACTAATCGCTCAAAGTAA
- the pth gene encoding aminoacyl-tRNA hydrolase, translated as MADTWLIVGLGNPGPEYEKTRHNVGQMVIDELAREVGGSFKRHRSRAQVIEGRLGIGGPKVILAKPLTYMNTSGGPVAGLAQFYGIDPDHLIAIHDEIDIPFDTVKLKIGGGEGGHNGLRDISKALGTKDYYRVRTGIGRPPGRMDTADFVLKPFSSTEAKSLPLLISNAADATRMLIEKGLVATQQQFHSAGNKNDD; from the coding sequence ATGGCTGATACATGGCTCATTGTTGGTTTGGGTAATCCTGGCCCTGAATATGAGAAGACCCGCCACAATGTGGGGCAAATGGTCATTGATGAGCTGGCACGTGAGGTGGGTGGTAGCTTCAAACGGCACCGTTCCCGTGCCCAAGTAATCGAGGGTCGTCTAGGCATCGGCGGACCCAAAGTTATTTTGGCCAAACCGCTGACCTATATGAATACTTCTGGTGGCCCTGTTGCCGGGCTGGCGCAGTTCTATGGCATCGACCCGGACCACCTGATTGCTATTCACGATGAGATCGATATTCCCTTTGACACCGTTAAGCTGAAAATTGGTGGTGGTGAGGGCGGCCATAATGGTCTGCGTGATATTTCTAAGGCCCTGGGTACTAAGGATTACTACCGTGTTCGCACCGGCATCGGCCGCCCTCCCGGACGCATGGACACAGCCGATTTTGTGCTCAAGCCCTTCAGCTCCACCGAAGCGAAATCTTTGCCTCTCCTGATTTCTAACGCTGCGGATGCCACCCGCATGCTCATTGAAAAAGGATTGGTAGCGACCCAGCAACAGTTTCATTCAGCAGGGAACAAAAATGATGATTAA
- the rfbA gene encoding glucose-1-phosphate thymidylyltransferase RfbA — translation MKGIILAGGTGSRLHPITLGISKQLVPVYDKPMIYYPLSTLMLAGIQDILIITTPADQDQFKKLLGDGSQYGVRLTYKVQPSPDGLAQAFLLGEEHIGNDSVALVLGDNIFYGPGLGAQLRKYTAVDGAAVFGYQVADPSAYGVVDFDENFKALSIEEKPENPKSNYAIPGLYFYDNKVVEYAHSIKPSPRGELEITDLNRMYLDEGKLQVEVLPRGTAWLDTGTFDSLADATSFIRTVQARQGLSIGCPEEIAWRMGFIDEARLSELAQPLVKSGYGKYLLNLLK, via the coding sequence ATGAAGGGAATTATTCTGGCAGGCGGAACCGGTTCGCGCTTGCACCCCATTACTTTGGGCATTAGCAAGCAGCTTGTACCGGTCTATGACAAGCCCATGATCTACTATCCGCTTTCAACATTAATGTTGGCGGGTATTCAGGACATCCTGATTATTACGACTCCCGCAGACCAAGATCAGTTCAAGAAACTCCTGGGAGACGGTTCTCAGTACGGTGTTCGCTTGACCTACAAGGTTCAGCCTAGCCCCGATGGTCTGGCGCAGGCGTTTCTCTTGGGAGAAGAACATATTGGTAACGACTCGGTAGCGCTGGTTTTGGGCGACAACATCTTTTACGGTCCCGGACTTGGCGCCCAGTTGCGTAAGTACACTGCTGTAGACGGAGCCGCTGTTTTTGGCTATCAAGTTGCCGATCCATCGGCGTACGGCGTTGTTGATTTTGATGAAAACTTCAAGGCACTCTCCATCGAGGAGAAGCCAGAAAACCCCAAGAGTAATTACGCGATTCCAGGGCTCTACTTCTACGACAATAAGGTCGTGGAATATGCTCACAGCATTAAGCCCTCACCACGCGGGGAGCTAGAAATCACCGACCTCAACAGAATGTACCTCGATGAGGGCAAGTTACAGGTAGAAGTACTCCCCCGCGGCACAGCTTGGCTCGATACCGGAACTTTCGACTCCTTGGCAGATGCAACGAGCTTCATTCGAACCGTTCAGGCACGCCAGGGTCTTTCGATTGGCTGCCCCGAAGAGATTGCCTGGCGTATGGGCTTCATCGATGAGGCACGTCTCTCGGAGTTAGCACAGCCTTTGGTTAAGAGCGGATACGGAAAGTATCTACTTAATCTGCTCAAATAA
- a CDS encoding 50S ribosomal protein L25/general stress protein Ctc, with the protein MSGAYKLSATIREEFGKGYARRIRMAGDIPAVIYGHGEEPKHVVLPGHETTLAARTPNAVFDLDIEGESVLAMVKDIQRHAIRPEIQHMDLLIVKRGERVEVEIPVHVEGEVAAGAVANTEMTALLVEADAIKQPEVIEINIEGREVGEHITAADVVMPEGVTLLTDEEAIVVNIAEPAVLDVPEPGEEGDTDAEGNPVDDADAVDGDIVPASEESDQAGEAHDSDNNKQ; encoded by the coding sequence ATGTCAGGTGCATACAAGCTTTCAGCAACCATTCGCGAAGAATTCGGTAAGGGCTACGCACGCCGTATTCGTATGGCAGGCGATATTCCCGCAGTAATCTACGGTCACGGCGAAGAACCCAAGCACGTTGTTCTGCCCGGTCATGAGACCACTCTTGCAGCACGTACCCCCAACGCTGTTTTCGATCTCGATATCGAAGGCGAGTCAGTATTGGCAATGGTTAAGGACATCCAGCGTCACGCTATCCGCCCCGAAATTCAGCACATGGATCTGCTGATCGTTAAGCGCGGCGAGCGTGTTGAGGTTGAAATCCCCGTACACGTTGAGGGTGAAGTAGCAGCAGGCGCTGTAGCTAACACCGAAATGACCGCTCTGCTGGTTGAAGCTGACGCTATCAAGCAGCCCGAGGTTATCGAAATCAACATCGAAGGCCGCGAAGTAGGTGAGCACATCACCGCTGCTGACGTTGTCATGCCCGAAGGCGTTACCCTGCTGACTGACGAGGAAGCAATTGTTGTTAACATTGCTGAGCCTGCAGTACTCGACGTACCCGAGCCCGGTGAAGAAGGCGACACCGACGCTGAAGGCAACCCTGTTGACGATGCAGATGCAGTAGATGGCGACATCGTGCCCGCTTCTGAAGAATCAGATCAGGCTGGTGAAGCTCACGACTCAGACAACAACAAGCAGTAA
- the rfbB gene encoding dTDP-glucose 4,6-dehydratase, which produces MSNILVTGGAGFIGSNFVHFLLENTDHSVTVLDKMTYAANEKSLEGLDASRFELVKGDIADRDAVEPLVKEADAVVHYAAESHNDNSLSDPTPFIHTNLIGTFTLLEAVRAHKTRYHHISTDEVFGDLELDDPAKFSETTPYNPSSPYSSTKAGSDLLVRAWVRSFGIEATMSNCSNNYGPYQHIEKFIPRQITNILSDIQPKLYGEGLNVRDWIHASDHSSAVHTILEKGKIGETYLIGADGEENNITVLRTILRLMGKPEDAFEHVVDRPGHDLRYAIDGSRLREELGWEPQFTNFEAGLADTIKWYEENRAWWEPLKAEVEAKYAKAGQ; this is translated from the coding sequence ATGTCGAATATTCTTGTGACCGGCGGCGCCGGTTTTATTGGTTCTAACTTTGTTCACTTCTTACTTGAAAACACAGATCACTCTGTAACGGTTCTCGATAAGATGACCTACGCCGCTAATGAGAAATCTCTTGAAGGCTTAGACGCTAGCCGGTTTGAACTGGTGAAGGGCGATATCGCTGACCGCGATGCTGTTGAACCGTTGGTTAAAGAGGCGGACGCCGTTGTTCACTATGCAGCTGAGTCACACAACGACAACTCCCTCAGCGACCCCACCCCCTTTATTCACACCAATCTCATCGGTACTTTTACCCTGCTAGAGGCAGTACGCGCCCACAAGACCCGCTACCACCATATCTCCACCGATGAGGTCTTTGGTGATCTTGAACTGGACGATCCGGCGAAGTTCAGCGAGACAACTCCTTACAACCCGTCATCTCCCTATTCTTCTACCAAGGCAGGTTCCGATCTGCTGGTGCGCGCCTGGGTGCGTTCCTTCGGTATTGAGGCAACAATGTCTAACTGCTCCAATAACTACGGTCCTTATCAGCACATCGAGAAGTTCATCCCGCGTCAGATCACCAACATTCTCTCCGACATTCAGCCAAAACTGTACGGCGAGGGGCTGAACGTGCGCGACTGGATTCACGCGTCCGACCACTCATCGGCAGTACACACCATTCTCGAAAAGGGAAAAATTGGTGAAACCTACCTGATCGGTGCAGATGGCGAAGAAAACAACATCACCGTACTGCGTACCATCTTGCGTCTCATGGGTAAGCCCGAGGACGCTTTTGAGCACGTTGTTGACCGCCCCGGTCACGACCTGCGCTACGCCATCGACGGCAGCCGACTGCGCGAAGAGCTAGGCTGGGAACCGCAGTTCACCAACTTTGAAGCTGGTCTAGCTGACACCATCAAGTGGTACGAAGAAAACCGCGCTTGGTGGGAGCCTCTCAAAGCCGAGGTTGAGGCAAAGTACGCAAAGGCTGGTCAATAG
- a CDS encoding glycosyltransferase — translation MHVRFPFLSKNKASSPRVPLAIAHDYLTQRGGAERVVLALHRAFPEAPIYTTLYNPETTYPEFKDATIIVSPLNKFSIFRKNHRLALPLLPIFSQLMRVKADKTIVSSTGWAHGFMFDAKSLIYCHSPARWLYLSNQYLGQESGKVVRISLKILRPWLATWDHRAVRRAGKYLANSTEIKERIHRVYNKNVPVVFPPYSIGIGKESQEIDGLDDFLADSDYFLVVSRLLPYKNVEVAVKAFAQTGKKLLVVGSGPDKDRLEAFAGPNTRFASDISDANMRYAYAHSLGLIAISYEDFGLTPLEAGAFGKPTIALRAGGYLDTIREGVNGIFIDEARPEQLIQAVEVVESQTWHAELIKEHVESFSEDRFITEIKQHLEKI, via the coding sequence ATGCATGTACGTTTTCCCTTCTTGAGCAAAAACAAAGCTAGTTCACCGCGTGTTCCCCTAGCTATTGCTCATGACTACCTCACACAGCGCGGGGGAGCCGAGCGTGTGGTGCTCGCCCTTCATAGGGCTTTCCCCGAGGCACCGATTTACACTACCTTGTACAACCCTGAAACAACGTACCCAGAATTCAAAGACGCCACCATCATAGTGTCGCCGCTCAATAAGTTTTCAATCTTCAGAAAAAATCACCGTCTGGCGCTGCCGCTGCTGCCTATTTTTTCTCAGCTGATGAGAGTAAAAGCTGATAAAACTATAGTGTCCTCAACTGGGTGGGCCCACGGTTTCATGTTTGATGCAAAATCTTTGATCTACTGCCACTCACCCGCTCGATGGCTCTACCTGAGCAATCAGTATTTGGGGCAGGAATCTGGCAAAGTCGTCAGAATCTCGCTTAAAATTCTGAGACCCTGGCTTGCAACGTGGGATCATCGTGCCGTTAGAAGAGCTGGTAAGTATTTAGCTAACTCGACCGAGATTAAAGAACGCATACACCGGGTCTACAACAAAAATGTGCCCGTTGTATTCCCGCCGTACTCCATCGGTATAGGTAAAGAATCACAAGAAATTGATGGTCTCGATGATTTTCTTGCTGACTCAGATTATTTTTTAGTTGTCTCACGTTTGCTTCCCTACAAAAACGTAGAAGTGGCAGTCAAAGCATTTGCGCAGACCGGAAAGAAACTTCTTGTCGTTGGCTCCGGTCCTGATAAAGACAGATTAGAGGCATTTGCTGGCCCCAACACCCGTTTTGCTTCCGATATCTCAGACGCTAATATGCGCTATGCCTACGCGCATTCACTGGGGCTAATAGCCATCTCCTATGAGGATTTCGGCTTGACCCCCCTTGAGGCTGGTGCATTTGGCAAACCTACTATCGCGCTTCGAGCGGGTGGTTACCTAGACACCATCCGTGAGGGCGTTAACGGCATATTTATTGACGAGGCTCGACCAGAACAGCTCATTCAAGCAGTAGAAGTAGTAGAATCTCAGACTTGGCATGCTGAACTCATCAAAGAACATGTGGAGAGTTTCTCAGAAGACCGATTCATCACAGAAATCAAGCAGCACTTAGAGAAAATCTAG
- the rfbD gene encoding dTDP-4-dehydrorhamnose reductase — MAKELAIHETKIPGLLIIDLPVHGDNRGWFKENWQREKMVAAGLPDFGPVQNNISFNAAAGTTRGIHAEPWDKFVSVATGKIFGAWVDLREGESFGKTVTVELGPDTAVYVPRGVGNSFQTLEDNTAYTYVVNDHWSADAQGEYSFLNLADETIAIDWPISLDQAELSDKDKNHPHLTDVVAVKPAPILVVGAGGQLGKELVRQLEVAEIPFVATTRETLDIADPASWQGTFHWHSFSAIINAAAYTAVDTAETSEGRVAAWAANATGVAALTAVAREANIPLVHVSTDYVFDGSLPLGEEYTADAPLAPLGVYGQSKAAGEAAVAVAPRHYIVRTSWVIGEGKNFVEIMKSLAERGINPSVVADQHGRPTFTEDLAGAILHLLKTQANYGTYHVSNTGDIVTWAALAQKVFELTGHDATRVSETTTAEYFAKSEIFAPRPTNSAMNLSKIIAAGFTPRDHGIALESYLAKNQ; from the coding sequence ATGGCAAAAGAACTCGCAATACACGAAACTAAGATTCCCGGCCTACTCATTATTGACCTGCCTGTTCACGGCGATAACCGCGGCTGGTTCAAAGAAAACTGGCAGCGCGAAAAGATGGTTGCTGCGGGTCTGCCCGACTTTGGCCCGGTGCAGAACAACATTTCTTTCAACGCAGCTGCTGGCACCACCCGCGGCATACACGCAGAGCCCTGGGACAAGTTCGTTTCTGTTGCCACCGGTAAAATCTTCGGCGCCTGGGTGGATCTGCGGGAGGGCGAATCTTTCGGCAAGACCGTCACCGTGGAACTCGGACCAGATACCGCAGTCTATGTACCCCGCGGTGTCGGTAATTCTTTCCAGACCCTCGAAGACAACACCGCCTACACCTATGTGGTTAATGACCACTGGTCAGCAGATGCCCAAGGCGAGTATTCCTTTTTGAACCTTGCAGATGAGACGATAGCCATTGACTGGCCCATTTCACTGGATCAAGCTGAACTCTCTGATAAGGACAAAAACCACCCTCACCTTACTGACGTCGTTGCGGTCAAGCCCGCACCGATTTTGGTCGTTGGGGCTGGAGGGCAACTCGGTAAAGAATTGGTACGCCAGCTTGAAGTAGCCGAAATACCCTTCGTCGCAACCACCCGCGAGACGCTGGATATCGCCGACCCGGCGTCCTGGCAAGGTACTTTCCACTGGCACTCCTTTAGCGCAATCATCAACGCCGCAGCCTACACAGCTGTCGATACCGCTGAAACCTCAGAAGGGCGTGTTGCCGCATGGGCAGCAAACGCTACCGGTGTCGCCGCGCTCACCGCCGTTGCCCGAGAAGCTAACATTCCGCTGGTGCACGTCTCAACCGACTACGTTTTTGACGGATCTTTACCACTGGGCGAAGAATACACAGCGGACGCACCGTTAGCTCCCTTGGGCGTATACGGCCAGTCGAAGGCGGCAGGTGAAGCAGCAGTAGCTGTTGCACCGCGTCACTACATCGTGCGTACCTCATGGGTGATAGGTGAAGGTAAGAATTTTGTTGAGATTATGAAGTCTCTTGCTGAGCGCGGAATCAACCCGTCAGTAGTAGCTGACCAGCACGGCCGCCCCACCTTCACCGAAGACCTTGCAGGAGCGATTTTGCACCTGCTCAAAACACAGGCAAACTACGGTACCTATCACGTCTCGAATACCGGCGATATCGTTACCTGGGCTGCGCTTGCACAGAAGGTTTTTGAACTGACTGGACACGATGCTACGCGAGTTTCTGAGACAACCACCGCCGAGTACTTTGCCAAGTCTGAGATTTTCGCGCCCCGCCCCACTAACTCAGCGATGAATCTGTCAAAGATTATCGCAGCAGGTTTCACGCCGCGCGATCACGGCATAGCACTGGAAAGCTACTTGGCGAAAAACCAATAA
- a CDS encoding PqqD family protein — protein sequence MLYSRHRASAFTLRSDVESTENFETDCLYIANLETSVISIIDGVGIAIWNLLEEPIEDIDLIAAVAQIFGETSEVVAEGTLTFLEHLQESGFVEIQ from the coding sequence ATGTTGTATTCTAGGCATCGAGCATCTGCCTTTACTCTGCGATCAGATGTTGAAAGTACTGAAAATTTCGAAACTGATTGTCTGTATATAGCTAATTTAGAAACGTCAGTTATTTCGATCATTGACGGTGTGGGAATAGCTATTTGGAATCTCTTAGAGGAACCTATTGAGGATATCGATCTCATTGCGGCTGTCGCTCAGATATTTGGTGAAACGTCAGAGGTAGTAGCTGAGGGCACCCTCACCTTTTTAGAGCATCTTCAAGAGTCAGGTTTCGTTGAGATCCAGTAG
- a CDS encoding nucleotidyltransferase family protein — protein sequence MTSESAMDAKNAQDVPLKARITLSHAHLQHLANLKHVDVLHVKGYAFGTDTYPTNRTSSDVDLLVRPDHVETFIEVLIDNNWSVMTSFEAGSDYHHAMTVYHPTWGLADIHRYFPGLDESPAVSFEKLWSQRRIKPLSNFPCPTLSIVDARILVYVHSARSTSPLKTDVRYLEDRLLSSEKEEMQQRVKELNAELAFAAATGRLDEFVHHRDYLFWKTASEPSPETLRWYARVKTARGLGAKVQTIINIFRVNKDHLAMELGHTPSRAEVRARFFSRFAVFTRKKRH from the coding sequence ATGACTAGTGAATCAGCGATGGATGCGAAAAACGCTCAGGATGTACCACTCAAGGCACGCATTACGCTGTCGCACGCCCATTTGCAGCACTTAGCGAATCTCAAGCATGTCGATGTTCTGCATGTCAAAGGCTATGCTTTTGGCACAGACACTTACCCAACAAACCGCACTAGTTCTGATGTTGATTTGTTAGTTCGCCCTGACCATGTAGAAACCTTCATTGAGGTTCTCATCGACAACAATTGGTCAGTGATGACGAGCTTTGAGGCAGGCTCCGATTATCACCATGCTATGACTGTTTACCACCCTACATGGGGGCTAGCTGATATTCATCGGTATTTTCCCGGTTTAGACGAGTCGCCTGCCGTATCTTTTGAGAAATTATGGTCTCAGAGACGCATTAAACCGCTTTCGAATTTTCCGTGTCCTACCCTTTCGATCGTTGATGCTCGCATCTTAGTGTACGTGCATTCCGCACGTTCAACGAGTCCTCTGAAAACCGATGTTCGCTATCTTGAAGACAGATTGCTTTCAAGCGAAAAGGAAGAGATGCAACAGCGGGTCAAAGAGCTAAATGCAGAACTAGCTTTTGCGGCAGCAACGGGTCGTCTCGATGAATTCGTTCACCACCGTGACTACTTATTTTGGAAGACTGCCTCAGAACCTTCACCTGAGACATTGCGCTGGTATGCCCGCGTAAAGACGGCTCGGGGACTGGGGGCTAAGGTACAAACCATCATTAATATTTTTAGAGTTAATAAAGACCATCTTGCGATGGAGCTTGGTCATACGCCCTCACGTGCAGAGGTACGCGCCAGATTCTTCTCACGGTTCGCTGTATTTACCCGTAAAAAGAGGCACTAA